The proteins below come from a single Methyloprofundus sedimenti genomic window:
- a CDS encoding slipin family protein gives MFLNFGFISISILLLLLISAFRILREYERGVIFMLGRFYKVKGPGLIIVIPLIQQMVRVDLRTVVMDVPTQDVISRDNVSIKVNAVVYFRVIDPEKAIIQVENFYDATSQLAQTTLRSVLGQHELDEMLAERERLNIDIQTSLDEQTDAWGIKVANVEIKHVDLDERMVKAIAKQAEAERTRRAKVIHAEGELQAAEKLMQAAKVLAEQPGAIQLRYMQTLTDIAGDKSSTIVFPVDLLKGFK, from the coding sequence TGATTAGTGCATTCAGGATTCTCAGAGAATATGAACGTGGTGTTATTTTTATGCTGGGCCGTTTTTATAAAGTAAAAGGCCCGGGGCTCATTATTGTTATCCCTTTGATTCAACAAATGGTGCGGGTTGATTTACGTACTGTGGTGATGGACGTACCGACTCAGGATGTTATTTCACGTGATAATGTTTCAATTAAAGTCAATGCCGTCGTCTATTTTCGCGTTATAGATCCAGAAAAAGCGATTATACAAGTGGAAAACTTTTATGACGCCACCAGTCAATTGGCACAGACTACCTTACGTTCGGTATTGGGGCAACATGAACTGGATGAAATGTTGGCTGAACGTGAGCGCCTGAATATTGATATTCAGACCAGTCTGGATGAGCAAACCGACGCATGGGGGATTAAAGTAGCGAATGTTGAAATTAAACATGTGGACCTGGATGAGCGTATGGTCAAAGCAATTGCTAAACAAGCAGAAGCTGAGCGAACCCGACGCGCTAAAGTCATTCATGCCGAAGGAGAACTGCAGGCTGCTGAAAAGTTGATGCAAGCAGCAAAAGTACTGGCAGAACAACCTGGAGCAATTCAATTAAGATACATGCAAACATTGACTGATATTGCAGGTGACAAATCTTCCACTATCGTATTCCCAGTGGATTTATTAAAAGGATTTAAGTAG
- a CDS encoding paraquat-inducible protein A: MTQFVPVTTCHDCGLLQKISHMPEDGTVTCCRCDATLRKRQRIKPAKSIEHTLALVITALILLVISNVFPILQIQAEGHEMAATLFGCVKYLFTHKMQFLAGLVFLTTIGAPLIQLTGLLYILLPVNFGRISPYAPQVYRLVRIITSWSMLEVLMLGILVSVVKLSALATVVPSIALWTFGLLMFLIAAILNDLDTEMLWEQITPKTQAVEEQKSKPGTQLTNCHNCNLLCAVIAGHESFCPRCKTALHFRKPNSLTRCTALAIAASVLYIPANLLPVMVVRSMGQTEGDTIISGVIYLAKTGDMPLAIILFIASICVPTVKLLILFLLLITVYFKSPWRLRERTRLYRLTEGIGRWSMVDIFVDTLMAALIQIQGLMVIEVGVGAVAFGAVVVLTMLAAKAFDPRLIWDNMERVNE, translated from the coding sequence ATGACTCAATTTGTTCCTGTCACTACTTGTCACGATTGTGGTTTATTACAAAAAATAAGTCATATGCCTGAAGATGGGACAGTTACATGTTGCCGTTGTGATGCAACATTACGCAAACGTCAGCGTATTAAACCCGCTAAAAGTATTGAGCATACTCTGGCGTTGGTTATAACAGCGCTGATATTGTTGGTCATCTCCAATGTGTTTCCAATTCTTCAAATACAGGCTGAAGGGCATGAGATGGCAGCGACCTTGTTTGGCTGTGTAAAATACCTGTTTACTCATAAGATGCAGTTTCTTGCCGGGCTGGTCTTTTTAACGACTATCGGTGCGCCGCTGATACAACTGACGGGGTTATTGTATATTCTACTGCCGGTTAATTTTGGCCGAATCTCACCCTATGCACCTCAGGTATACCGTTTAGTACGTATTATTACTTCATGGAGCATGTTAGAAGTGCTGATGCTGGGTATTCTGGTTTCCGTGGTTAAGTTGTCTGCATTGGCTACTGTGGTTCCTAGTATCGCCTTGTGGACTTTCGGTTTGTTGATGTTTTTGATTGCCGCTATTTTGAATGATCTGGATACAGAAATGCTATGGGAACAAATTACTCCCAAGACACAAGCGGTTGAGGAGCAAAAATCTAAGCCAGGGACTCAATTAACCAACTGTCATAATTGTAATTTATTATGTGCAGTCATTGCAGGGCATGAGTCTTTCTGCCCCCGTTGCAAAACTGCGTTGCACTTCAGAAAACCGAACAGTTTAACGCGCTGTACGGCGTTAGCGATTGCTGCCTCAGTTTTATATATTCCTGCTAATTTATTACCGGTGATGGTGGTTCGCAGCATGGGGCAAACTGAGGGTGATACGATCATCAGTGGGGTTATTTATCTGGCAAAAACAGGAGATATGCCACTTGCTATTATTCTGTTTATCGCCAGTATCTGTGTTCCCACTGTTAAATTACTGATTTTATTTCTGTTATTGATAACAGTCTACTTTAAATCACCATGGCGGCTCAGGGAAAGAACCCGTTTGTATCGCTTGACTGAAGGTATTGGTCGCTGGTCTATGGTGGATATTTTTGTCGATACATTAATGGCTGCTTTAATTCAAATTCAGGGTTTAATGGTGATAGAAGTGGGTGTTGGAGCTGTTGCCTTTGGTGCAGTGGTGGTATTAACTATGCTAGCC